GCGCCCGCACACGCCGCTGCTGGATCGCATCGATACGCCGGCACAACTGCGCGAGTTGGATGAATCACAACTGCAAGAACTCGCCAATCAATTACGCGAATATTTGCTGTACAGCGTAGGGCAAAGCGGCGGGCATTTTGGCGCCGGCTTGGGTGTGGTCGAACTCACAGTCGCATTGCACTTTGTTTACAACACACCGGAAGATCGTTTGGTGTGGGATGTCGGTCACCAAACTTATCCGCACAAAATTCTCACCGGTCGCCGCGAACAACTACCAACAATTCGCCAGCAAAACAGCTTGTCGGGGTTTCCAAAACGCAGTGAAAGCGAGTACGACACCTTTGGCGTCGGTCACTCCAGCACTTCCATTTCTGCTGCACTGGGCATGGCACTCGCCGCTAAAGCACAAAACTTATCGCGCAAAACCGTGGCTGTGATTGGTGATGGCGCAATGACAGCGGGCATGGCATTTGAAGCGCTGAATCACGCCGGCCACACAGGTGCCAATATGTTGGTGGTGTTGAACGACAACAATATGTCGATCTCACACAATGTCGGCGGCCTCGCCACTTACTTTGCCAAAATTTGGGCGAGTAAGTTGTACACCTCCGTGCGCAGCGGTGGCAAAAAAGTGCTGTCAAAAATTCCACCGGCGTTTCAATTGGCGCGTCGCACCGAAGAGCACATGAAAGGCATGGTCGCGCCCGGCACTTTATTTGAAGAATTGGGCTTTAACTACATCGGCCCTATCGATGGCCACAATTTAAGCGACCTCGTGCGCACACTGGACAATTTGCGCGAGTTGGAAGGCCCGCAGTTGCTGCACATCATCACTACCAAAGGCAAAGGTTTTGCACCAGCAGAAGCCGATCCGATCACTTATCACGCTTTATCCAAAATTGAAGCCGCACCGAAAAAAGTGCAGTTGGTGGATGAAAAACCGAAAGGCAAAAAATATCAGGATATTTTTGGCGACTGGCTGTGTGACATGGCTACGGTTGATAAAAAACTGATCGGGATTACACCGGCCATGAGTGAAGGCTCAGGCATGGTGGCTTTCAGCGAACGCTTTCCTGAACAATTTCACGATGTGGCGATTGCCGAGCAACATGCCGTCACACTCGCGGCAGGTTTGGCCTGCGATGGCATGAAACCGGTTGTCGCGATTTACTCCACTTTTTTGCAACGCGCTTACGATCAATTGATACACGATGTCGCGCTGCAAGAACTGGACATGTTGTTTGCGATTGATCGCGCAGGGCTCGTCGGTTAAGACGGCGCTACGCACGCCGGCAGTTTTGATCTCAGTTTTTTGCGCTGTATTCCGAACATCGTAGTGATGGCGCCGTCTGATGAAAACGAGTGCCGGCAAATGCTATACACCGGCTATCAATACCGCGGCACGGCAGCGGTGCGTTATCCGCGCGGCACCGGCCCCAACGCCGTGGTAGCGCGTGAAATGACGGCATTGCCCATCGGCAAAGGTGTTGTGAAACGCGAAGGACAGCGCGTTGCCATACTCAGTTTTGGCGCTTTGTTACAACGCGCGTTGTGTGCAGCAGAAACATTGAATGCCACCGTTGTTGATATGCGTTTTGTGAAGCCGTTGGATGAAGCGCTGATTCTGCAGATGGCAGCACAACACACACTGCTGGTGACGCTAGAAGAAAATACACTGATGGGTGGTGCCGGCGCTGCCGTCAACGAATTTTTAGCCGCACAAGGCATGGTGATGCCCGTGTTAAACCTCGGCTTGCCCGATGCATTTCTCCATCACGGCAAGCACAGCGACTTACTGGATGATTGCGGGCTTTCTGCTGCAGCAATCACCCAAACTATCGAACAGCGCCTAGAAAAAATTCAGCACAGCCATCAGCGCGCGGTTTGAAGATACACCACATCCTGCGTGTCTCTTGCCTGTTGCAACAACAGTTGGCGCATAGCATTTTTAGTTTCTGCATACGCAGAACTTTCCGCTAGATTATGCCTATTTAACGCATCGCTACGCACATCGTACAACTCCTCCACAGGCGAACGCCGATCAAAACACTGCGCCTGTTCTGAGTTGAGCTTGCTCGCTTGAAAAGCCTGTATCAACGCCTTACCCATGGGCTGCGCTTCCAACAAGCAGCGGTATTTGCTCTCTGCAAAGTTATGAATATATAAAAAATCTTTATTGCGCACCGCGCGGCGATTTAACACGAAGCCGTGATCAAACTGCTCAGAAAAAACTTCTGAGCGGAAATTTTCGGTGGTATTTTTAAACAAAGAAACGAACGACTTCCCTTGCATTGATTCAGCAGAAGCTACGCCAGCGAGCTCCAACACCGTTGGCATAATATCTATTGAACTCACCAAGGCATTACTTTGTGACTGCGCAGCAATACGCGCACCTGCCATGATCAAGGGCGTTTTAATGCCCGCGTCATACAGCGTGGTTTTTGCGCGTGGCATGGGCGCGCCGTTATCTGATAGAAAAATAATATAGGTGTTATCCAACAAATTTTGCGCACGCAGCTCATCCACTACTTTTCCTACATAACTGTCGAGGCGCGTAATTTCTGTGTAGTACTGCGCAATGGTGTAGCGTGCATCTGGCCCGTCTAAATATGCCGGCAAAATCACGGCATCTTGGGGCTGATACGGGCCATCTGGCTGCAGTGGCGCATACGGCACATGCGGGTCGCGGCTGGCAAACCAAAAGAAAAACGGTTTATCTTTTGGGCGATTGCGCAGTGCATCGACCCAGCCTTCCGCACCGCTCTCCCCTGGCGGGTCTTTCACCACATCCCACTGCGGCACCACCAAACCGCCGTTATGCCACTTGCCAATAGACGCCGTGTAATAACCGGCATTGCGCAAATACGCCGCCACGGTTTTCTGCTCCGCAGGCAATACATCATTTAGTTTGGGTGAGCCGGTGTTGTGCGGATAACGCCCCGTCAAAATACTGGCGCGGCTGGCTGTGCAAGAAGAAGTCGACAAAAAGGCATTATTAAATTGCATGCCCTGCTTGGCCAGCTGGTCAATATTGGGCGACTTGATCACCGAGTGACCGAAAACCCCTAAGTCATTGGCACCCAAATCATCGGCAATAATCACTACGAAATTGGGTGGCAAGGGCGCAGCTTGTACAACATTGCATAACAAACAGACCAACAGCCAGCCCAGTATTTTTTTCACAGCTTTATTTCTCTGCGCTGATGCACCGCCAAAATATTCGCAGAGGATGGCACAGCGCGCACTGCATCTCGTGCTTCTGGCATAAACACCTGTTGAAAAACTTTTTCAAACCACTCTGCGTACATAGTGAAGTGGCTGTGAAAGGAATGCTGTTTGGGATACGCACTTTTCTTCATGCAAGCGCCACACATAGCGGTGAGGTATTCGCCGTTTGCCGCGTGCTGTCTGATGGTTTGATAAGCTGCGTTATTCCAAATTTCACTGCCGGATGCTTCTTGCAAATGACCTATCCAGTGTTTCGTTTCCGTAAAACAACAGGTTTTTACCCTGCCATCAAACGAGGCGTGAAAGGTTTTGAATGGCTCAAAACAGGGAGTGCCTTTGTGCGCAAAAAAATTGTCGTCCGCAACAGACAGTGCACGCCGCTCACGCATTTTTCTTTCATCACTCGCCGCCACCTTTTTCTCTTCACGCTTTTCAGAAGAATTCGCCACGGCTTTAATCTGTGAGACAGGCAGTTTCTCATCCAGAATGCGTTGAAATAACGCTTCTCGCTCTACATCCGGCATGGCGTTAAATGTGCGCTCATAATTCAGCGCGTGTTTCTGCGTAGCTTCATAAGGCGCGCTTGCCAAACGCACGCCCAAAGTGTCTGCCAGCGCCTTTGCCTCTTGCACAAGATGCGCTTCTCGCTCTGGATGCATGTGTGATTCGTGATGTTTCAACTCGGCAATTTTTCCTGCGTACAAGCGCAGCGGTTTGACATGAATAACATTGGCACCTGCATCGGCCATCAATTGCACAAATGCAGGCAGCTTTTCAATATGGTGTTGAAAAGCCAAGCTGTTAATTTCGATGCGCGGATACTGACTGCCCGCTGCTTGTTTGGCTTTTGCCAAGCGACGAATACCGCCTAGCACACGATCAAAATCACCGCCGATATAGATGTTTTCATATTCTTCTGCAGTCACACCGGAAAAACTGATTGAGATGCGATGCACATGACCCTGCACCAAGTGCTGACACAACTCGTCATCCAAGTGCATGCCATTAGTAAAAAAGTCGATCAGTGCTTCGTAGCGCGACAAGTACTGCAGCAGCTCTTTATATTGCGGGTGTATGGTAGGCTCACCGTAACCACTGGCGTGAATGATCAACGCATGCTTCAAAATTTCTTCTAACGGCTCAGTGGCTGTTTCATAAGCAATCACACCGCGATCTTCGCGTTTGAGCGCAAAAAAGCGATCAACATTCAAAGCAGAGAATGTTGGGCACATCGCGCACTGCAAATCACAGATATTGCTTACTTCCAGAAACACTTCCAACGGCCAACGCGGAAACTCCTGCCCTTCAGAGAATCGCAAAAACGACTCAATTGCCTCACGCTTCTGCGTCGTGAATTGCGCCTTTGCTTGAATTGGCAGTCCGTTCGACATTCAGCCCAATACTTCCTGGAAAATTTGCGCGTGTTTTTCTGCAACTAGGCGCGGCCCATAATGGCTCACCACTTCTGCCGCTGCACGGCTGGCTAAATTACCCGCTTCTACCCATGAATAACCGTGCGTGATGGCGTACAAAAATGCACCGGCAAACATATCGCCCGCGCCGTTGCTGTCGATGGCTTTTACCGCGTGCGACGCGATGGTGTGCAGCTGCTCACCATCAAAAATCAAAGCACCGCGTGAGCCGCACGTGATAGCAAAAGTTTTTGCATATTTTTTAAGTGCTTCTGCGGCGGATTGCATATCGCTGCAAGCAGT
The DNA window shown above is from Cellvibrionales bacterium and carries:
- a CDS encoding sulfatase codes for the protein MKKILGWLLVCLLCNVVQAAPLPPNFVVIIADDLGANDLGVFGHSVIKSPNIDQLAKQGMQFNNAFLSTSSCTASRASILTGRYPHNTGSPKLNDVLPAEQKTVAAYLRNAGYYTASIGKWHNGGLVVPQWDVVKDPPGESGAEGWVDALRNRPKDKPFFFWFASRDPHVPYAPLQPDGPYQPQDAVILPAYLDGPDARYTIAQYYTEITRLDSYVGKVVDELRAQNLLDNTYIIFLSDNGAPMPRAKTTLYDAGIKTPLIMAGARIAAQSQSNALVSSIDIMPTVLELAGVASAESMQGKSFVSLFKNTTENFRSEVFSEQFDHGFVLNRRAVRNKDFLYIHNFAESKYRCLLEAQPMGKALIQAFQASKLNSEQAQCFDRRSPVEELYDVRSDALNRHNLAESSAYAETKNAMRQLLLQQARDTQDVVYLQTAR
- a CDS encoding radical SAM protein, encoding MSNGLPIQAKAQFTTQKREAIESFLRFSEGQEFPRWPLEVFLEVSNICDLQCAMCPTFSALNVDRFFALKREDRGVIAYETATEPLEEILKHALIIHASGYGEPTIHPQYKELLQYLSRYEALIDFFTNGMHLDDELCQHLVQGHVHRISISFSGVTAEEYENIYIGGDFDRVLGGIRRLAKAKQAAGSQYPRIEINSLAFQHHIEKLPAFVQLMADAGANVIHVKPLRLYAGKIAELKHHESHMHPEREAHLVQEAKALADTLGVRLASAPYEATQKHALNYERTFNAMPDVEREALFQRILDEKLPVSQIKAVANSSEKREEKKVAASDERKMRERRALSVADDNFFAHKGTPCFEPFKTFHASFDGRVKTCCFTETKHWIGHLQEASGSEIWNNAAYQTIRQHAANGEYLTAMCGACMKKSAYPKQHSFHSHFTMYAEWFEKVFQQVFMPEARDAVRAVPSSANILAVHQRREIKL